One segment of Nocardioides sp. QY071 DNA contains the following:
- a CDS encoding allantoate amidohydrolase produces MDQVVDFEQMWRDLTPIGRSASSGGYFRQPWHAAELELRAWFREAATARGLEIEEDPFGNLVAWWGPAADFAATGKVLTGSHLDSVLDGGAYDGPLGVVSSFAALDLMRERGVVPSRRLGVAAFVEEEGSRFGRACLGSRLAVGATTWDVARELTDREGVRLGDVIEGPADGAGSTMLDGVGTYVELHVEQGRGLIDLDAPVGVHDAIWPHGRYRYDIAGRADHAGTTRMEDRVDPMLTYAMTALAANKQARVQGQRATFGRIDVRPNGTNAVPSHVTGWLDARAESDAALAALVGEIERQATERAGRDGTTVTVTAESVSGEVAFDVALRDELAGRLGGVPVLPTQAGHDAGILQDAGIPTAMLFVRNPSGVSHSPYESAEMADCLAGVEALADALTGLVK; encoded by the coding sequence GTGGACCAGGTTGTCGACTTCGAGCAGATGTGGCGTGACCTCACGCCCATCGGACGCTCGGCGTCCTCCGGCGGCTACTTCCGCCAGCCGTGGCACGCGGCCGAGCTCGAGCTCCGTGCGTGGTTCCGCGAGGCGGCCACCGCGCGCGGGCTCGAGATTGAGGAGGACCCGTTCGGCAACCTGGTCGCGTGGTGGGGGCCGGCGGCCGACTTCGCCGCGACCGGCAAGGTCCTGACCGGCTCCCACCTCGACTCGGTCCTCGACGGCGGTGCGTACGACGGCCCGCTCGGTGTCGTCTCCTCCTTCGCCGCGCTCGACCTGATGCGTGAGCGCGGGGTGGTGCCGTCCCGGCGCCTCGGTGTCGCGGCCTTCGTCGAGGAGGAGGGCTCGCGCTTCGGCCGGGCCTGCCTCGGCTCCCGGCTCGCGGTCGGTGCCACCACCTGGGACGTGGCGCGCGAGCTCACCGACCGCGAGGGCGTCCGCCTCGGCGACGTCATCGAGGGTCCGGCCGACGGCGCAGGGTCCACCATGCTCGACGGGGTCGGCACCTACGTCGAGCTCCACGTCGAGCAGGGCCGCGGCCTGATCGACCTCGACGCTCCGGTCGGCGTGCACGACGCGATCTGGCCGCACGGCCGCTACCGCTACGACATCGCCGGTCGCGCCGACCACGCGGGCACCACCCGCATGGAGGACCGGGTCGACCCGATGCTGACCTACGCGATGACCGCGCTCGCCGCCAACAAGCAGGCGCGCGTGCAGGGCCAGCGCGCCACCTTCGGCCGGATCGACGTCCGGCCCAACGGCACCAACGCGGTGCCCTCCCACGTCACCGGCTGGCTCGACGCCCGCGCCGAGTCCGACGCCGCCCTCGCCGCCCTGGTCGGCGAGATCGAGCGCCAGGCCACCGAGCGCGCCGGGCGCGACGGCACCACGGTCACCGTCACCGCCGAGTCCGTGAGCGGCGAGGTCGCCTTCGACGTCGCGCTGCGCGACGAGCTCGCGGGACGCCTGGGGGGCGTCCCGGTCCTGCCGACCCAGGCCGGGCACGACGCGGGCATCCTGCAGGACGCCGGCATCCCCACCGCCATGCTGTTCGTCCGCAACCCGTCGGGCGTCTCGCACTCGCCGTACGAGAGCGCCGAGATGGCCGACTGTCTGGCCGGCGTCGAGGCACTTGCAGACGCGCTGACGGGACTTGTGAAGTGA
- the hutU gene encoding urocanate hydratase, which produces MTDQKLDNPRLPIHAATGTELTAKSWQTEAPLRMLMNNLDPENAERPEDLVVYGGTGKAARNWEAYDALVRTLRDLEDDETMLVQSGKPVGVWKTNKWAPRVLIANSNLVGDWANWEEFRRLEELGLTMYGQMTAGSWIYIGTQGILQGTFETFAAVADKRFNGTLAGTITLTAGLGGMGGAQPLAVTMNDGVAICVDVDQSRITRRIEHRYLDVQADDLEHALELAVQARDEKRGLSIGLLGNAAEIFPQLLEMKAPIDIVTDQTSAHDPLSYLPVGVAFEDWHTAAERDPEGFTKDAQASMAAHVRAMVEFQDAGAEVFDYGNSIRDEARKGGYDRAFEFPGFVPAYIRPLFCEGKGPFRWAALSGDPADIAATDKAILELFPDNERLHKWIGMAQERVHYQGLPARICWLGYKERHLAGLKFNEMVRSGELKAPIVIGRDHLDCGSVASPYRETESMLDGSDAIADWPLLNAMTAVASGATWVSLHHGGGVGMGRSIHSGQVCVADGTELAAAKIEAVLTNDPGMGVIRHVDAGYDRAIEVAAERGVRIPMQEG; this is translated from the coding sequence ATGACCGACCAGAAGCTCGACAACCCCCGCCTGCCCATCCACGCCGCGACCGGCACCGAGCTCACTGCCAAGAGCTGGCAGACTGAGGCGCCGCTGCGGATGCTGATGAACAACCTCGACCCCGAGAACGCCGAGCGTCCCGAGGACCTCGTCGTCTACGGCGGCACCGGCAAGGCCGCCCGCAACTGGGAGGCGTACGACGCCCTCGTGCGCACCCTGCGCGACCTCGAGGACGACGAGACCATGCTCGTCCAGAGCGGCAAGCCGGTCGGCGTGTGGAAGACCAACAAGTGGGCCCCGCGCGTCCTCATCGCCAACTCCAACCTGGTCGGCGACTGGGCCAACTGGGAGGAGTTCCGCCGCCTGGAGGAGCTCGGCCTGACCATGTACGGCCAGATGACGGCCGGCTCGTGGATCTACATCGGCACCCAGGGCATCCTGCAGGGCACCTTCGAGACCTTCGCCGCGGTCGCCGACAAGCGCTTCAACGGCACCCTCGCCGGCACCATCACCCTCACCGCCGGCCTCGGCGGCATGGGTGGTGCCCAGCCGCTCGCCGTCACCATGAACGACGGCGTGGCGATCTGTGTCGACGTCGACCAGAGCCGGATCACCCGCCGCATCGAGCACCGCTACCTCGACGTCCAGGCCGACGACCTGGAGCACGCCCTCGAGCTGGCCGTCCAGGCCCGCGACGAGAAGCGCGGCCTGTCCATCGGCCTGCTCGGCAACGCCGCGGAGATCTTCCCGCAGCTGCTCGAGATGAAGGCGCCGATCGACATCGTGACCGACCAGACCTCGGCGCACGACCCGCTGTCCTACCTCCCCGTCGGCGTTGCCTTCGAGGACTGGCACACCGCCGCCGAGCGCGACCCGGAGGGCTTCACCAAGGACGCGCAGGCGTCGATGGCCGCCCACGTGCGGGCGATGGTGGAGTTCCAGGACGCAGGCGCCGAGGTGTTCGACTACGGCAACTCGATCCGCGACGAGGCACGCAAGGGCGGCTACGACCGCGCGTTCGAGTTCCCGGGCTTCGTGCCGGCGTACATCCGCCCGCTGTTCTGCGAGGGCAAGGGCCCCTTCCGCTGGGCCGCGCTGTCCGGTGACCCGGCCGACATCGCCGCGACCGACAAGGCGATCCTCGAGCTGTTCCCCGACAACGAGCGGCTCCACAAGTGGATCGGCATGGCGCAGGAGCGGGTCCACTACCAGGGCCTCCCGGCGCGCATCTGCTGGCTGGGCTACAAGGAGCGCCACCTGGCGGGCCTGAAGTTCAACGAGATGGTCAGGAGCGGTGAGCTCAAGGCGCCGATCGTGATCGGTCGCGACCACCTCGACTGCGGCTCGGTCGCCTCGCCGTACCGCGAGACCGAGTCCATGCTCGACGGCTCCGACGCCATCGCCGACTGGCCGCTGCTCAACGCCATGACGGCCGTCGCCTCCGGCGCCACCTGGGTGTCGCTGCACCACGGCGGCGGCGTCGGCATGGGCCGCTCGATCCACTCCGGCCAGGTCTGCGTCGCCGACGGCACCGAGCTCGCTGCTGCGAAGATCGAGGCCGTGCTGACCAACGACCCCGGCATGGGCGTCATCCGCCACGTCGACGCGGGCTACGACCGCGCCATCGAGGTCGCTGCCGAGCGCGGCGTCCGGATCCCGATGCAGGAAGGCTGA